In Capricornis sumatraensis isolate serow.1 chromosome 16, serow.2, whole genome shotgun sequence, a genomic segment contains:
- the ZNF202 gene encoding zinc finger protein 202: protein MATALEPEDQDLWEEEGILMVKLEDDFPCRPESVSQRDDPVLETSHQNFRRFRYQEAASPREALIRLRELCRQWLRPERRTKEQILELLVLEQFLTVLPGELQSWVRGQRPESGEEAVTLVEGLQKQPRRPRRWVTVHVHGQEVLSEETVPPGAEPGSPSELQDPAQTLTPEELREETTQSPDLGASEEQTPCQESELQPLQESEVPVLQDPALPEERNPGNSEMVALLTALSQGLVTFKDVAVCFSQDQWSDLDPTQKEFYGEYVLEEDCGIVVSLSFPIPRLDELSHVREEEPLVPEPQEPEEPEILSFTYTGDRSDDEEERPEQADLSLEDPHRSVSGDAEIHQTPDWEIVFEDDPVRLTERRFGTKISQVNSSTNLQETMPVHPLLGRHHDCPVCGKSFTCNSHLIRHLRTHTGEKPYKCMECGKSYTRSSHLARHQKVHRMNAPHKYPLNRRSLGEAAPQVQAERTPPVEKPYRCEDCGKHFRWTSDLVRHQRTHTGEKPFFCTICGKSFSQKSVLTTHQRIHLGGKPYLCGECGEDFSDHRRYLAHRKTHAAEELYLCSECGRCFSHSAAFAKHLRGHASVRPCRCSECGKSFSRRDHLIRHQRTHTGEKPFTCPTCGKSFSRGYHLIRHQRTHSQKAS from the exons ATGGCTACTGCCTTGGAGCCGGAGGACCAGGATCTTTGGGAAGAAGAGGGAATTCTCATGGTGAAACTGGAAGACGACTTCCCCTGTCGGCCAGAGTCTGTCTCACAGAGGGATGACCCTGTGCTTGAGACGTCGCACCAGAACTTCCGGCGCTTCCGCTACCAGGAAGCAGCCAGCCCGCGGGAAGCCCTCATCCGACTCCGAGAACTGTGTCGTCAGTGGCTGAGGCCAGAGCGGAGGACGAAGGAGCAGATCCTGGAGCTGCTGGTGCTCGAGCAGTTCCTCACTGTCCTGCCCGGAGAGCTGCAGAGCTGGGTGCGGGGCCAGCGGCCCGAGAGCGGCGAGGAGGCCGTGACCCTGGTGGAGGGTTTGCAGAAACAGCCCAGGAGACCAAGGCGGTGG GTGACTGTCCATGTTCACGGCCAGGAAGTCCTGTCCGAGGAGACAGTGCCTCCAGGAGCAGAGCCCGGGTCACCTAGTGAGCTGCAGGACCCTGCACAGACCTTGACCCCCGAGGAGCTCCGTGAGGAGACCACACAGAGCCCAGATCTGGGGGCGTCAGAAGAGCAGACCCCGTGCCAGGAGTCGGAGCTCCAGCCCCTACAGGAGAGCG AGGTTCCAGTGCTCCAGGACCCAGCCCTTCCTGAAGAGAGGAACCCTGGAAACTCCGAGATGGTTGCCCTTCTCACTGCTCTGTCACAG GGCTTGGTCACTTTCAAGGATGTGGCTGTGTGCTTCTCCCAGGACCAGTGGAGCGATCTGGATCCAACCCAGAAAGAGTTCTATGGGGAATACGTCTTGGAAGAAGACTGTGGAATCGTGGTCTCCCTGT CCTTTCCAATCCCCAGACTAGACGAGCTCTCCCACGTCAGAGAAGAGGAGCCTCTGGTCCCAGAGCCTCAGGAGCCTGAAGAGCCAGAAATTCTGAGTTTCACCTATACAG GAGACAGGAGTGACGACGAGGAAGAGCGTCCTGAGCAAGCAGATCTGAGTTTGGAGGATCCACACAGGTCTGTGTCGGGAGATGCAGAAATTCACCAAACTCCAGACTGGGAAATAGTCTTTGAGGATGATCCCGTTAGACTTACTGAAAGACGATTCGGCACAAAGATTTCTCAAGTCAATAGTTCAACGAATCTTCAGGAAACTATGCCCGTCCACCCGCTGTTAGGGAGACATCATGACTGTCCTGTGTGTGGAAAGAGTTTCACTTGTAACTCCCACCTCATTCGACACCTGAGAACTCACACAGGAGAGAAGCCCTATAAATGCATGGAGTGTGGGAAGAGCTACACACGGAGTTCCCATCTCGCCAGGCACCAAAAAGTACACAGGATGAACGCTCCTCACAAATACCCGCTAAACCGGAGGAGTCTGGGTGAGGCCGCCCCTCAGGTCCAGGCCGAGAGAACCCCACCCGTGGAGAAACCCTATAGGTGTGAGGACTGCGGGAAGCACTTCCGCTGGACTTCCGACCTCGTCAGGCACCAGAGGACGCACACGGGAGAGAAGCCCTTCTTCTGTACCATCTGTGGCAAAAGCTTCAGCCAGAAATCCGTGCTCACCACCCACCAAAGAATCCACCTCGGAGGCAAGCCCTACCTGTGCGGGGAGTGCGGCGAGGACTTCAGCGACCACAGGCGGTACCTGGCCCACCGGAAGACGCACGCGGCCGAGGAGCTGTACCTGTGCAGCGAGTGCGGGCGCTGCTTCAGCCACAGCGCCGCCTTCGCCAAGCACCTGCGGGGACACGCCTCGGTGAGGCCCTGCCGCTGCAGCGAGTGTGGGAAGAGCTTCAGCCGGAGGGACCACCTCATCAGGCACCAGCGGACACACACAGGCGAGAAGCCGTTCACGTGCCCTACCTGCGGGAAGAGCTTCAGCAGAGGCTACCACTTAATCAGGCACCAGAGGACCCATTCACAAAAGGCCTCCTAG